In Festucalex cinctus isolate MCC-2025b chromosome 1, RoL_Fcin_1.0, whole genome shotgun sequence, the sequence tggtaggactgaaaattctccccaaaccccctgactctattatgcaaattttagaaggtcacgcatttaggaggaccctttgtaaaggagatatagttacagggtttgattggttgggatttaataaaatttatggccctggcacatgccacaagCCCGCTGAAaggtggctgcattgtggacacagtgacgaatataaTCATAAAGGAgaacatgtatgtacatggTATGAGAGAGTGGGATTGGCAATAAGGGGTGTAGTGAAAACTGTGGCTACAACAGCCgttgaagttgtagaagatgtggCGGAGACGGCGATTACTGGGATAAGTACCGGGCTAGATAGTATAGTACATGAAGTGGGACTTTGGTTCCTGCTAGGTTTAGGGATTGTTCTATCAGCGGTGATAGCTTTTGTAATTGTCAAAAGAGGAACTTTGTCGTTATTTCCTCACCAAAATCACAAAAAGAAAACCTCACCATATAAGGTAAAAGCTCAGCTATTGGCCAAAGAGCTGCAGGAAAATTGGGGAGGGGCGACAGAGAGGAAGTTACTGAGCATTGAGGGAGGGCGGCAAAAGAGGGTGGGATCGACCCAACTATAAGTGtaacgccctagccctgacttcctcacttctcactgaaatcttttggcggaacagtaaaactacaCTTGACCATGGCATGTGGTTCGGTTAATGGTACTAAagggagaccaggcgcccttcaaaatgtaagtaatgAAGCTGAGTATTGGATTATTTTCATAATATGGCTTCTTTATTGTTGCACTGGACAATGGGACATTTGGCAGCTAACTCGacccattattttgataatagctgttatcaaggtattggtgttgcgctttgtattttgtacatacacaatGGGACTGGGATGCTTtattgtgtacatgcatggccgtattagaataaattataaaactcCAAGAGGGGTAGCTGAAACTTTCCTCTTGGTTTGTTGGATTTGTTTAGATATAACCTCCATCAAGATTTTTGAGGTTGTATATGGAGCAGTTGTATTAGAAGGTGTATTGGCCATGGCATTGGCTCTCTACATTATGAATATGGTGGTTCGCCTTCAAAGGAACCCCGTGGCCACGGGCAGCAGGGTCTGGGTGTGGCGAACAGCTAAACTAATATTATGGGGTATGGTTTggggaataatttcaattctcctttggttgcgcctggtcgaccaattagttttagtagtttggttttttacatatgcagctttctttactctcccgccaaaaggTTCCGCTACACGGAGAGCGACCACATCCTCGCTCTCTCGTGGTAGAGGCTTTCCGCATTCTCTCGACAGAGCGGATGCGGATGAACATTTAGATCAGAATCGGACTGTATATACTGGGGGCCGCAATCTTGTAGGCTCTCCTCAGGTTTAAGAATTGTCgacttgtgtttgtgtgtttaccaGGATAACCTCCCCCCCCGGGGGCTACCATGGCAGgatgagccgcggtgtgtcttctgtggaagcgatctcctcctcttctccgCTTGGGTGATGGGAGACGCTTTCTACGggcactgctgctatcctttgcccCCAGAGGGTGtgagtagagaaatgtggcttatACCTGATGGGATTTATATGACTTATATGAGTGATCTCTTCGATTCTGCCTTAAGTAGAATgtggatatggcctggctttgctgacctcgcgagctcaagtaagttggagggtttggttcaaagtccaatAAAAGATATGCGGTATTATGTTGACAAGAAATGTGAACTCATCGGGAGAACTGTCCCTTtgatgcgcatgatatggcgcctgcctgacggtaccCGACGCCTGACTTTCAATACCCCgtctggcttttgtgtagccgccactcctaagAGGAAGGCCAGACCTGGCGAGCGAGCCAGGGGTAGAGTTAGGGAGGAGCGGCCCTGCGCGCCTGAAACGGCCCCCTCGACctccctggaccgggttgacgtgCCTGGGGAatccagtgccgcccgacaggaggctccagttggtaaggtcatGCCACTGTTGAGGCCAGCCTCCCCCGCGGTTTCATCATCTATTGATGACCCGGTGATTGTGCTGagcgaggatgaggatgaggactcgttggctgcgttgtcgccctccctGATGGTAGGTGAATTTGGCCTGTGGTCTCCGCTCCCTGATCCTTCGTCCGTCTCCATGCCTTCTGACTCCCCGGCGTCTCCGTTGGGGGATGACGGGGGGGTAGATGAGGTGTGGATGATGGGGTTGGATGGTGAGCTGGATATGCGGCTGACTTGCATGAATGACACccatgatctctaggagggggtgttgaattgagtgggatcGAGTGGGTCAGGTGTGGTGCCATATCATGTAATATTAGATAacgaattatggactgaactcaattctagaattagagatcaattggtgtccataagatcgaggaattggtgtctatagggctgatataatttaactttggcctctgggtgtagttcctcaaagcaaccaccagatgccgccaaacctaagcaaccagagccgcctgcttagcaggGATCGGTCATCCCTTATGATCTTATATCTTATACACATTAAATTAGATGTAAATAAAAGGTATCCTGAACTAagtaataaaacacacacacaatcttaattcgacaattgttatcctgaattatggatcaatgctcacagcacattgaagccactatgaagctctgctgtcttttcttttcttttaattacaagcgatactgtcttttatcgctgataagtttgctgtaactgcattgagtgtcaagattgcctgtatgcaaatgtttctcccagcattgtcatacaagaagtgtaacataaaaaagaattaacctgttgagattccctgagagaatttgggaattaacatgtcatgtatatacatgttattcatgcttgcttagttatgttaaaacattatcatatattgttattgatttgatgtttgtgactatcacataagagccaagaccgttgaattgtaactgagaccttagcagcacgatgaatttcctgtttgaaaaacaggaactggttgctaagctacgcaagccacagagcgcaacctggttcaacagtttcctgtgtgcgctgatgcaagattgagctgatgcaatgttgcgcgcctgtcactcaactgtgtgaagactgtgaacaagtcctaactcgtctcggcgcattgatatgtgaagagactacaagagactggaaatcccccaagacgcgcggaaggacacgttcaccaagaggaaacagtgacacgcaaccaaggttataaaagatccGTCCATTGCGAGGATCGGGGCTCTGCTcttcgacttctccctgcgatgaacctgtatggagtgtgtcactggaggactgttcagcggcgtggtaggacttaggtttattcgaaggacctttggctgttagtcgcgaccgggacttttctcaccaaattgggtaaagtaaaatgcttttattaaataagatgtttagcaggaagttatgaacggttaatcgcgtgtagggacggagccatttaacacactcccatatctttaaattaatttttagccaaaaacgtcttattttaaattcaggtcttgagctcttttgagaagtgatcaatcttagaaggctcttatcaaaggtttaaatatttatgtttgatttcccttttcctattttattctatattttattaattttaatttttattatatttgtgatttttgtgatttataattgtgtccCGCGTCTGGCGGGAGTTTattaaaggatttgaaaactgttttatattcttattattatttgaaataaaataattgaaagacaatttttgatttaattattttatttgtttctttcggttttattctattttgtttggacattttataagtccggggTCCTTTTAAGAGACctaataaaaggatttaaaaaccgattgtgaattattttgtttatttgttttatttgtttatttctatttttgttttatttcttttggacattttataagtctaggtcgttttataagaccgttgtaatataaatgttggtttatttgtttatttgattggtTTAGTTACttgatttcacttttgttttatttctttcggacggttaataagtccaggtcgttttataagaccctattatttttcctcgagacggacagcagctacggacgtctggaaagaggtaagtgcattctaataacatctaatgaatgtctccatttgtattaataaagtcaaatactcctgcttgatctgaaacaagtccgtatgatcctaacaaggattattaaatgactaggtcaataacaaatgcaaacaactaagagaagtggagctgccaagtaagtgaggtgttcagtctattattcctgggttctgtgtggttgctcattcaggattgataggtggatgaaaacggattggcctcatgataagaagacagtgaacaaacctaggtgagtccactttgatatatcggctcaactaattcccgtcccctcacgctgacgccttagagccggtgagggaaaaggggaattactgaccctttgattggagagtcgatcaggacatatttcccgatttaagtcctgcgggtaagcggaagttgacagtatttatttatttgatctaCTACTCTAGCTGCACTACAAAGTTGAAACTTTGcaatttggaatttttttttaatttttttgcatttaatttatgacagaaaatgtctgaactttatttttttatgccttataaAAATGTCTAGGCCGCTGTGcctactttgtttacattttttattttatattgcagcCCTACTAGATTCATTTGTGACATTCATTAAATgttacacacaaataaaatgtgaaattgtaaGCAAAGTACGTTGTATAattggggtgtgaattgcctagtacctgacgattcgattcgtatcacgattcataggtcacgattcgattcgatgccgattaatccccatccgaatttataagtcgaatGTTgcgatttttcattttattttttttactcaaatttagaaaatactattcagtaaacttgtacatgtacactgttaagatttgtatgaaaatgtattatttatttatctgaaacttcagtcattactgtgagccactgtatttaacaaacaggttgtaatcggtttcatgtttgaatggctttgaaataaaatattaaggcttaatattccattcattaatataaaaatcatttaaaagacgtttaaaaatcgattcggctgcccattgaatcgattcgagaattgcgtgatgtaatatcgcgatacattgccgaatcgattttttttttaacacccctattgtaTAATATTTCATGGAAGAACTACAAATATATCTATATCGTGGTATGGACCATTTGCACGTGACGTCACTTCCCCCCCATGGGGCCGCACCCTCCTGAACGCTGGACGGCAAAAGAACCACGTGCCTGGATTGTAACAATTGAATCGCGTAGAGCGTGAAGTCCTTTGTGTCGTCGATTAAATTTATAAAATGGTCATATCTTGCTGTGCGGTCGGTTGTACAAACAGACAAGGGagtaaactaggggtgttaaaaaaaatcgatttggcgatatatcgcgatactacatcgcgcgattctcgaatcgattcaataatcggcagaatcttttttttttttttttttaggattcacaccttgagcatggaagaatgttatatgaacggaacattaagccttaatattttattttaatgctgttcaaacatgaaacagattacaacctctataagactgaaatttcagataaataaataatacattttcatataaatcttacactctacaagcttactgattagtattttctaaatttgaatgaaaaaaaatcacaacaatcgacttataaattcgtatcgggattaatcggtatcgaatcgtgacctgtgaatcgtgatacgaatcgaatcgtcaggtactaggcaattcacacccctacatgtCATGCACCGTGAATTCCGGAAAAGTCGGCGATTTGATTCGTTCCGAAAACGGTGGGGGACAGAAGGTAAGGGTCTGTTTTCAAACGAGCCATCTCCAGTTTCTGTAAATATCGCACTCTATGAGCTCCTACTAAACGTTCCACTTCTGCTGACAGGCGAACGTCAGTTGAACTAGCAGATTCCATGGCTCGATGGGTAATAATAACTTTTcgtttgtaaaataaaagtctctaaGTACCTAAATCGCTCCGCGGCCCGTCCACTTCCATTCAAACGTCATTTCCTTCCGCCGTCCATGGTAGGGCAGTCACGTGATCACAATTATTTCCCATATCGCCCAGCACGAatctgaataatcgatagattaagcAATTCTAAATTTGATAGTAACAGTACTATCAACTCacacttgaaatttgacttgaccaaaccaaatgtgtgttttttttcttcttgtgtcctgcagacgtcgctgagaaatatcttcgtcctgaccaagaggacatgaagcctccgaatgttaaagaggaggaagaacatcctgacatcgaagaggaggaaaagcccgttcgtgtcaaagaggaggcggttgaggatgatgtcaccaagtcgCCACCGAcgttcgcccctttaaagagtgaagatgaagacaagggtgagagtgaggaggttGGAGGGGCGGAGCTTCCAAACAGCAGGTCAACTCGTCAACACATGACGACAGAAGGTGATGCAGACCCCTTGCAACCACCACAAGCACAAAGTCATCATGACATCAGGGCTTGAGATAGAcccatatgtttttttcaggacCGATACCAATAGcggttattagtagtcaaggaggccaatgACCGATATTTcaggccgatattcattttcagtaaaaaaaaacaaaaaaaaacatggggaaatattagcatcaaaatttttgtaaaatacaaaagccAATCTTGACTGTGTTATATCGTCTaaaaaagtgaaatggaaaCTTGAGCAAATAAATACCATATCGCTCtacttttctacagtaaatgtttttccccaaaatttacAAACACCTgaaatcttcacatttctgtcacaaaaacaaaatggttcaGAAGATTCCCAGGGTCAGTAGTAGCaactcttataaagttaactgaaaatttcaaATGGGTTTAGATTTACCTTATATCGACTGTCAGATTTAGATAAAGGCCAATaccgatattcatcaaaatgcccaatatctaTAATCGGCCTGTATCGGTCTATCTTTAATAATGTCCCCCTTTCTtcacaatgatgatgatgatgacgatgcacGTCACTCTGCCAACAACTGTTTGGAATTTTCGcagtgtgggaaaacattgagctcaaaatggagtttgaaagcacacacacaacacggGAAAACCTTTTTCCTACTCAGATTGGTGCAAAGATTTCGCTCAAAAGTAAATTTTTGCAATAAACAaaggaaacacaaacaaaagaacacaaactgATGAAAAACCTGTTGTCCATCGATCGAAGTGCTCCATGTGGGGTGTTGAgtcgccaaacttttttttttttttttttttttggacttgaccaacacaaatatgtgttttgtcttcttgtgtcctgcagacgttggtgaaaaatatcttcATCCTGATGAACAGGAGGTGGAATCtcttcatgttaaaaaggagaaggaggaggaagaacatcattattctaaagaagaaaaaaagccccttggtgttgaggatgatgtcaccaagtcaccaatgaccttcgcccctttaaagggtgaagatgaagtcgagggtgagagtgaggagggcacaggggcggagcctccaaacagcatctcaactcctcaaaacatgattccagaaagtgatgcagaccactggggatcatcaaaagcaaaaagtgatgacataaggtccctttcttctcatgatgatgatgataatgatgataatctgtatggtaatgatgaacacgCTGCTGGTGATAGGTCGTGTCACAGTGATgacaaatcctgcgaatgttctcactgtgggaaaacattgagttcaaaaagaagtttgaaaattcacttgagaagacacactggggaaaaacctttttcttgtttagattgtggcaaaagcttctcccgGAAGCCAGAATTAacgatacatacaagaagacacactggcgagaaacctttttcttgctcagattgcggcaaaagcttctctgacaagtcaaccttaacaacacatacaagaagccacactggcgagaaacctttttcttgctcagattgtggcaaaagcttctcttcgaagtcctatttaaaaaaacatacaagaagacacactggggaaaaacctttttcttgcccagattgtggcaaaagcttctctcaaagGTCAactttaacaagacatacaagaagacacactggcgagaaacctttttcttgcccagattgtggcaaaagcttctctcggaagTCAGATATAAAagcacatacaagaacacacactggggaaaaacctttttcttgcgcagattgtggcaaaagcttctctcacaaGTCAAACTTAACAACGCATACAAGAAGCCACACTCGCGAGAaagctttttcttgctcagattgtggcaaacgCTTCTCTctgaagtcagatttaacaagacatacaagaacacacactggggaaaaacctttttcttgctcagattgtggcaaaagcttctttgacAAGTCGAATTTAAAAGCACaacaaagaacacacactggcgaaaaacctttttcttgctccgattgtggcaaaagcttctttgacAAGTCGAATTTAAaagcacatacaagaagacacactggcgagaaacctttttcttgctcagattgtggaaaacgtTACTCTGACCAATCATGtttcaacaaacacacaagatcACATGGTgcgaaggaaccattcagttgcggtgtttgtgctaaaagattctcttctaaatatcttgctgagagacacgagtgtgctggtgagaatagcagccatctttgaagcttcaaaaaatgaagggaagtgagtcTGCTGTGttattttgtaataaaatattcaaaactaCCTGGGCCTGTCATCATGATTTACGTTCattaatcaaataaaagtaTAGATATTAGGATTTCGGAAGACTTAAGAAGTATCAACTCCAACGTCTtacttaaaagtgtaaatgtaatgctttcaaaactactcaacctgtaaatattaaatgtttttaacgTTTACTGTTAATGTGTTTACAATGTATGTAATTTTGGAAGCTATTCTTATCTGTTTCTGAATCTTGTTA encodes:
- the LOC144003072 gene encoding uncharacterized protein LOC144003072, which translates into the protein MDVAEKYLRPDQEDMKPPNVKEEEEHPDIEEEEKPVRVKEEAVEDDVTKSPPTFAPLKSEDEDKGESEEVGGAELPNSRSTRQHMTTEDVGEKYLHPDEQEVESLHVKKEKEEEEHHYSKEEKKPLGVEDDVTKSPMTFAPLKGEDEVEGESEEGTGAEPPNSISTPQNMIPESDADHWGSSKAKSDDIRSLSSHDDDDNDDNLYGNDEHAAGDRSCHSDDKSCECSHCGKTLSSKRSLKIHLRRHTGEKPFSCLDCGKSFSRKPELTIHTRRHTGEKPFSCSDCGKSFSDKSTLTTHTRSHTGEKPFSCSDCGKSFSSKSYLKKHTRRHTGEKPFSCPDCGKSFSQRSTLTRHTRRHTGEKPFSCPDCGKSFSRKSDIKAHTRTHTGEKPFSCADCGKSFSHKSNLTTHTRSHTREKAFSCSDCGKRFSLKSDLTRHTRTHTGEKPFSCSDCGKSFFDKSNLKAQQRTHTGEKPFSCSDCGKSFFDKSNLKAHTRRHTGEKPFSCSDCGKRYSDQSCFNKHTRSHGAKEPFSCGVCAKRFSSKYLAERHECAGENSSHL